The Carnobacterium sp. 17-4 genome has a window encoding:
- a CDS encoding DUF6054 family protein — protein sequence MKEKQIILNGNSSNILEYFKQNLTADNYEQSITYGFDFEYGKGYLTVFERYFIRNDSVASLTLHIHPLENEQVELTMIVSGSETGILKIDWWIGKSIFKTMDQLIEELR from the coding sequence ATGAAAGAAAAACAAATTATATTGAATGGAAATAGTTCTAATATTTTAGAATATTTTAAACAGAATTTAACTGCTGATAATTATGAACAATCGATTACATATGGATTTGATTTTGAATATGGAAAAGGTTACCTAACCGTATTTGAAAGATACTTTATCAGAAATGACAGCGTAGCAAGTTTGACCCTTCATATACACCCTTTAGAAAATGAACAAGTTGAATTAACAATGATCGTATCAGGCAGTGAAACTGGGATTTTAAAAATAGATTGGTGGATAGGAAAATCTATTTTTAAAACAATGGATCAGCTGATAGAGGAACTTAGATAG
- a CDS encoding YjjG family noncanonical pyrimidine nucleotidase, which yields MKRYKTLLFDVDDTLLDFKAAENYALQKLFNEHNVVLTDDIKHFYQKMNQKLWSSFEKGEIKREELLHTRFSILFKKVGLTLNGVHLDNLYRQYLEESAVLIDGAKLLLQKLAKQYDLYVVTNGVARTQFIRLNNSELTTYFKDIFVSEEVGYQKPMKEFFNHVFEKIPHHSADKTLIIGDSLTSDIQGGINAGIDTCWFNPKGPMNVTHNPTYEIHRLQTLENMLLTPNSTKETPTTHSVLTF from the coding sequence TTGAAACGATACAAAACACTTTTATTTGATGTAGATGATACATTGCTTGATTTTAAAGCCGCTGAAAATTATGCTTTACAAAAATTATTTAACGAACATAATGTTGTCTTAACAGATGATATTAAGCACTTTTATCAAAAAATGAACCAAAAATTATGGTCTTCTTTTGAAAAAGGAGAAATTAAACGGGAAGAATTATTGCATACCCGTTTTTCAATTTTATTTAAAAAAGTTGGATTAACATTAAACGGGGTCCATTTGGATAACTTATACAGACAATATTTAGAAGAAAGTGCTGTACTGATTGATGGTGCGAAATTATTACTTCAAAAATTAGCCAAACAGTATGACCTTTATGTAGTAACAAACGGTGTTGCACGTACCCAGTTTATCCGTCTAAACAACTCAGAACTGACCACTTATTTCAAAGATATTTTTGTTTCTGAGGAAGTTGGCTATCAAAAACCTATGAAAGAATTTTTCAATCATGTTTTTGAAAAAATCCCTCACCATTCTGCGGATAAGACATTAATTATTGGAGATTCTTTAACTTCTGACATTCAAGGCGGAATCAATGCTGGAATCGATACATGTTGGTTTAATCCTAAAGGACCTATGAACGTAACACATAATCCAACTTATGAGATTCACCGACTACAAACCTTAGAAAATATGCTTTTAACACCTAATTCTACAAAGGAAACACCTACTACACATTCTGTATTAACTTTCTAG
- a CDS encoding FAD-binding oxidoreductase, which yields MSLKEIINDSTRIFEGKEVPEKYLFDEYVGRAKSVYGVALPKTKAEVIALVKFANQENLAIIARGAGTGLSGATAPVQNELIIDLHLMNQIIDLDLETLTLTVEPGVLLHEIQEFVESKGFFYPPDPGSKNSSIGGNIATNAGGMRAVKYGVTRDYVRQLDVVLATGEELTLGSVNIKNSSGYDLKDLFIGSEGTLGITTQIKLKVIPLPKASLSLIVAFPTLKESTDAVLSILQNGVDPTALEFFERETIHLSEKENGFLFPSQQGESYLLMTLDGDNIEAIMNRVLLLEKSVQPHNVLEIVILDTPELEKTAWALRDSLLTAVVNYTEQVTMDETVPINQLSVLYQYTKQLEAESGLSMISFGHAGDGNLHTCVARGTIESQEEWETKRDDVLTKMYAKIKELGGLPSAEHGIGIIKKPYLAKMTDPNYLTYMRKIKQVFDPDGRLNPTKVM from the coding sequence ATGTCATTAAAAGAGATCATTAACGACTCAACCCGTATTTTTGAAGGTAAAGAAGTTCCTGAAAAATATTTATTTGATGAATATGTAGGTCGTGCAAAGAGCGTTTATGGCGTTGCATTGCCTAAAACAAAAGCTGAAGTTATTGCGTTAGTTAAATTTGCTAATCAAGAAAATTTAGCTATTATTGCTCGTGGAGCAGGTACAGGATTATCTGGTGCAACTGCTCCAGTTCAAAATGAATTGATTATTGATTTACACCTAATGAACCAAATCATTGATTTAGATTTAGAAACATTGACCTTAACCGTTGAACCTGGTGTATTGCTTCATGAAATCCAGGAGTTCGTCGAAAGTAAAGGTTTCTTCTATCCACCTGATCCTGGCTCAAAAAATTCTTCCATTGGTGGGAATATTGCTACAAATGCTGGTGGCATGCGTGCTGTTAAGTATGGCGTAACAAGAGATTATGTTCGTCAATTAGATGTCGTTTTAGCAACTGGTGAAGAATTGACTTTAGGCAGCGTAAATATCAAAAATAGTTCTGGTTATGATTTAAAAGATTTATTTATTGGATCTGAAGGAACACTTGGGATTACTACTCAAATCAAGTTAAAGGTCATTCCATTACCTAAAGCTAGTTTATCCCTTATTGTTGCTTTTCCCACTCTTAAAGAGTCGACGGATGCGGTTTTATCAATTCTTCAAAATGGAGTTGATCCAACTGCTCTTGAATTTTTTGAAAGAGAAACAATCCACTTGAGTGAAAAAGAAAATGGGTTCCTTTTTCCTAGTCAACAAGGAGAATCGTATCTTTTAATGACATTAGATGGCGACAACATAGAAGCGATTATGAATCGTGTTCTACTGCTTGAAAAAAGTGTTCAGCCTCACAATGTTTTAGAGATCGTTATTCTAGACACACCTGAGCTAGAGAAAACGGCATGGGCATTACGTGATTCTTTGTTAACAGCAGTTGTAAATTATACTGAACAAGTAACAATGGATGAAACGGTTCCTATCAATCAACTTTCTGTACTTTACCAATATACAAAACAATTAGAAGCTGAAAGTGGGCTAAGCATGATTAGTTTTGGACATGCTGGGGATGGAAATCTTCACACTTGTGTTGCTCGTGGAACGATAGAAAGTCAAGAAGAGTGGGAAACGAAACGTGATGATGTGTTGACAAAAATGTATGCAAAAATTAAAGAACTTGGTGGACTGCCTTCTGCAGAACATGGTATCGGAATTATCAAAAAACCTTATCTTGCTAAAATGACTGATCCAAATTATTTAACTTACATGCGTAAAATCAAACAAGTTTTTGATCCAGACGGACGTTTGAATCCAACAAAAGTGATGTAA